In one window of Halorussus caseinilyticus DNA:
- a CDS encoding pyridoxal phosphate-dependent decarboxylase family protein, which translates to MIQEAAERVLDHLEGVPDGPAANLDGAHEKAAELREPLPEEPTAYDDLLDTLFEEAIVHSSTNVHPGYMAYTPGGGLFHAALADFVADATNRYVGTWFAAPALVALETNVVNWFCEIMGYPDESFGLLTSGGSMANLVATITARRERLDDDFLDGIIYTSDQSHHSVSKATVLAGFPPENVRSIETDERFRMDVDALESAIEEDRDAGKDPLLVVGTAGTTNTGAVDDFEALADLCDREDLWLHADGAYGGFFSLTDDGREKLSGLDRCDSITVDPHKGLFLPYGTGAVLMRDGDALARAHSVEADYIPDWEPESGTVDFSQLGPELSRDFRGLRVWLPLKMHGIDAFRDTLAEKLELANQVADCLRNIDDVKLVAEPQLSILAFRVEPEGIEGEDLDELNQRVLEEINARNRIYLSGTTLNGRFAIRICVLSFRTHREHLADGLEDIEAVVSEVTE; encoded by the coding sequence ATGATCCAAGAGGCGGCCGAGCGCGTACTCGACCACCTCGAAGGCGTCCCGGACGGTCCCGCGGCCAACCTCGACGGTGCCCACGAGAAAGCCGCGGAGTTGCGCGAACCGCTCCCGGAAGAGCCGACGGCCTACGACGACCTGCTGGACACCCTGTTCGAGGAGGCTATCGTCCACTCCAGTACCAACGTCCACCCGGGCTACATGGCGTACACGCCGGGCGGCGGTCTCTTTCACGCGGCACTGGCGGACTTCGTGGCGGACGCGACCAACCGCTACGTCGGGACGTGGTTCGCGGCCCCGGCGCTCGTCGCCCTCGAGACGAACGTCGTCAACTGGTTCTGTGAAATCATGGGCTACCCGGACGAGTCGTTCGGCCTGCTCACGTCCGGCGGGTCGATGGCGAACCTCGTCGCCACGATTACCGCTCGGCGCGAACGCCTTGACGACGACTTCCTCGACGGCATTATCTACACCAGCGACCAGTCGCACCACTCGGTGTCGAAAGCCACCGTCCTCGCCGGGTTCCCGCCGGAAAACGTGCGCTCTATCGAAACCGACGAGCGGTTTCGGATGGACGTGGACGCCCTCGAATCGGCAATCGAGGAGGACCGAGACGCCGGAAAGGACCCCCTCCTCGTCGTCGGGACCGCGGGCACGACGAACACGGGCGCGGTGGACGACTTCGAGGCCCTCGCGGACCTCTGTGACCGAGAGGACCTCTGGCTTCACGCCGACGGTGCCTACGGCGGGTTCTTCTCGCTGACCGACGACGGCCGAGAGAAACTCTCCGGACTCGACCGGTGTGACTCCATCACGGTAGACCCCCACAAGGGTCTGTTCCTCCCGTACGGTACGGGGGCGGTCCTGATGCGAGACGGGGACGCGCTCGCTCGCGCCCACTCCGTCGAGGCCGACTACATCCCAGATTGGGAACCCGAGTCCGGGACGGTGGACTTCAGCCAACTCGGGCCGGAACTGTCGCGGGACTTCCGGGGTCTGCGGGTGTGGCTACCGCTGAAGATGCACGGTATCGATGCCTTCCGGGACACCCTCGCCGAGAAGTTGGAACTCGCCAACCAAGTCGCCGATTGCCTCCGGAACATCGACGACGTGAAACTGGTCGCGGAACCCCAACTGTCCATCCTCGCGTTCCGGGTCGAACCGGAGGGCATCGAGGGCGAGGACCTCGACGAACTCAACCAGCGAGTACTAGAGGAAATCAACGCTCGGAACCGAATCTACCTCTCGGGGACGACGCTAAACGGCCGGTTCGCCATCCGAATCTGCGTTCTCTCGTTCCGGACCCACCGCGAACACCTCGCCGACGGTCTCGAAGACATCGAAGCGGTCGTCTCGGAAGTCACCGAGTGA
- a CDS encoding class I adenylate-forming enzyme family protein, with amino-acid sequence MNVCERFDRVAENNDDIAIENPTGEDKSYRRLRRESGYVAALLRDEGVEATDRIALHLPNDPAYLSVVLGIWRVGAIAVPIDGRWDADVTDHVVADLEPEMAITTDEYAEKLRVQTSDDTLTDVPLEQICIGADGDLGLSTVERPSFEIEKQLDEDIAKVVYTSGTTGVPKGVIHTHRNVTASTQMSIDVFDITASDGYLAAVSLARSPGIYGSALPVLCTGGSVVVQSDWDAEQWARLVEEYEPRLSLLKPEQVREAIDDERAAEYDTSSMETCLVTTGLLRAQSTFNDFRDIYGIENVINYYGQTESLAVSMARLSEDSRPNCIGEPVSVVETKLVDLDSRRELPPGNEGELLLRGDVVTPGYWNRNNEASELFTDGWLRTEDVIYQDEDGCLYFRNRLDNRRDD; translated from the coding sequence ATGAACGTCTGTGAGAGATTCGATAGAGTTGCGGAAAACAACGACGACATCGCTATCGAAAATCCCACCGGCGAGGACAAGTCCTACCGACGACTCCGCCGGGAGTCCGGATACGTCGCCGCGTTGTTGAGAGACGAGGGCGTCGAGGCGACCGACCGAATCGCTCTCCACCTCCCGAACGACCCGGCTTACCTGTCGGTCGTGCTGGGGATTTGGCGAGTCGGCGCTATCGCCGTTCCGATTGACGGCCGATGGGACGCCGACGTGACCGACCACGTGGTCGCGGACTTGGAGCCGGAGATGGCGATTACCACCGACGAGTACGCCGAGAAACTCCGAGTGCAGACGAGCGACGACACCTTGACGGACGTTCCCCTCGAACAGATCTGCATCGGTGCGGACGGGGACCTCGGACTGTCCACCGTCGAACGGCCCTCTTTCGAAATCGAGAAGCAACTCGACGAGGACATCGCAAAAGTGGTGTACACCTCGGGGACGACCGGCGTCCCGAAGGGCGTCATCCACACCCACAGAAACGTCACCGCTTCGACCCAGATGTCCATCGACGTGTTCGACATCACGGCGTCGGACGGCTATCTCGCGGCGGTGTCGCTCGCGCGAAGCCCCGGAATCTACGGGTCGGCCCTCCCGGTCCTCTGCACTGGCGGGTCGGTCGTCGTCCAGTCCGACTGGGACGCCGAGCAGTGGGCGCGACTGGTCGAGGAGTACGAACCCCGCCTGTCGCTGTTGAAACCCGAACAGGTCCGTGAGGCAATCGACGACGAACGCGCCGCGGAGTACGACACCTCTTCGATGGAGACCTGTCTCGTCACGACGGGTCTGCTCCGCGCCCAGTCCACGTTCAACGACTTTCGGGACATCTACGGCATCGAGAACGTCATCAACTACTACGGCCAGACCGAATCGCTCGCGGTGAGTATGGCGCGACTCTCCGAGGACTCGCGGCCCAACTGCATCGGGGAACCGGTCAGCGTCGTGGAGACGAAACTCGTGGACCTCGATAGCCGCCGAGAACTACCGCCCGGCAACGAGGGCGAACTGCTCCTGCGCGGTGACGTGGTGACGCCGGGGTACTGGAACCGGAACAACGAGGCGTCGGAGTTGTTCACCGACGGATGGCTTCGCACCGAAGACGTGATTTATCAGGACGAGGACGGGTGTCTCTACTTCCGGAACCGTCTCGACAACCGCCGAGACGACTGA
- a CDS encoding class I adenylate-forming enzyme family protein has product MWDVPQLFQNTVKSAPERTAIVDPIAEQRFSYAEVDEKVDRIAAGLQSFGIEKGDRVGVAHRNSPENVFVLLAIQRVGAVAVPFNFDINNDKLRYFVSDADMSMLVFGDVIADQVMDLREELECNTFVTTADVSAPDVTDYEALLRESDAPDPVSIGPDDTSIIQYSSGTTGDPKGIEITHRGGINRVFLNIHSQRVFDRETVLGRIHLYHTLGFHGLLLSAFVTGGTFIPFPEFDPDLYRRVIAEEDVTVLHEAPVIYQRLLDPKDEFEQPDADEDRETFESVETVSFSAAPMSGELFGDIKRIIDPDQLYNIYGMTEIFSSYTKVNLREKNNPAIFAYAETAEDMRIVEIDERDPSAEVGVGEEGELIVRHDTPGAFEGYLRDYETAGDSFEGDWYFTGDACLETEDGYYRLTGRLSNRIKFIGENIYPKNIEAVLRSHPAVEATTVVGIEDDEWGEVPKAYVVADGDVTAEQLQDHCVESEAIEDYKKPREFEFVDTLPNSGSKI; this is encoded by the coding sequence ATGTGGGACGTTCCTCAGTTGTTTCAAAATACGGTGAAGAGTGCGCCCGAACGGACTGCTATCGTAGACCCGATAGCCGAACAGCGGTTTAGCTACGCCGAAGTAGACGAGAAGGTAGACCGAATCGCCGCGGGTCTCCAGTCGTTCGGTATCGAGAAGGGTGACAGAGTTGGAGTGGCCCACCGCAACTCGCCGGAGAACGTCTTCGTTCTGCTCGCCATCCAGCGAGTCGGTGCCGTCGCCGTTCCCTTCAACTTCGACATCAACAACGACAAACTCCGCTACTTCGTCTCGGACGCCGACATGTCGATGCTGGTGTTCGGGGACGTGATAGCCGACCAAGTGATGGACCTCCGCGAAGAGTTGGAGTGCAACACGTTCGTCACGACGGCCGACGTGTCGGCACCCGACGTGACCGACTACGAGGCGTTGCTCCGGGAGTCCGACGCGCCGGACCCGGTGTCGATAGGTCCCGACGACACCAGCATCATCCAGTACAGTTCGGGGACCACCGGCGACCCGAAGGGCATCGAGATTACCCACCGCGGCGGCATCAACCGAGTCTTTCTCAACATCCACAGTCAGCGAGTCTTCGACAGGGAGACCGTCCTCGGCCGGATACACCTCTATCACACGCTCGGATTCCACGGACTGCTCCTCTCCGCGTTCGTGACGGGCGGCACCTTCATCCCGTTTCCCGAGTTCGACCCCGACCTGTACCGTCGCGTGATAGCCGAGGAGGATGTCACGGTCCTCCACGAGGCACCGGTCATCTACCAGCGACTGCTCGACCCGAAAGACGAATTCGAGCAACCCGACGCGGACGAGGACCGCGAGACGTTCGAGTCCGTCGAGACGGTTAGCTTCTCGGCGGCACCGATGAGCGGAGAACTGTTCGGCGACATCAAGCGAATCATCGACCCCGACCAACTCTACAACATCTACGGGATGACCGAAATCTTCTCGTCGTACACGAAGGTCAACCTCCGGGAGAAGAACAACCCGGCGATATTCGCGTACGCCGAGACTGCCGAGGACATGCGAATCGTGGAAATCGACGAGCGCGACCCGTCGGCGGAAGTCGGCGTCGGCGAGGAAGGAGAACTCATCGTCCGCCACGACACCCCCGGCGCGTTCGAGGGCTACCTGCGCGACTACGAGACTGCTGGCGACTCCTTCGAGGGCGACTGGTACTTCACGGGCGACGCCTGCCTCGAAACCGAGGACGGATACTACAGGCTGACCGGCAGACTCAGCAACCGCATCAAGTTCATCGGAGAGAACATCTACCCGAAGAACATCGAGGCAGTCCTCCGGTCGCACCCGGCAGTCGAAGCGACCACCGTCGTCGGCATTGAGGACGACGAGTGGGGCGAGGTTCCGAAAGCCTACGTCGTCGCCGACGGCGACGTGACCGCCGAACAACTCCAAGACCACTGCGTCGAGAGCGAAGCGATAGAGGACTACAAGAAGCCACGCGAATTCGAGTTCGTGGACACCCTCCCGAACAGCGGTAGCAAGATATAA
- a CDS encoding aldo/keto reductase, with protein sequence MTNLDALDLDFVRLGGTGVQTSELQFGTWRFGKETEEGNVEIGEERAHELLDAYESAGGRYIDTADVYGGGESEEWIGDWLADRDRERFTIASKIYWQIRDGDPNSRGTNRKNLRHRAEKILDRLGTDYVDVLYIHRWDDQTPTREMMKTLNALVEEGKVHYLGASTLRPNAWKVAKANEIARAEGWEPFTVLQPRYNLVDREIEGDYLEMARAENLAVCPWSPLGQGFLTGKYSREDGLTGESRAAESSRFVDSYLTEENFDLHDELDAVADEVDATPAQTALAWLMHRDGVTAPIVGARTVDQLEENLAAAEIDLSDEQAARLTEAKSGPYPGL encoded by the coding sequence ATGACGAATTTGGACGCACTCGACCTCGATTTCGTCCGACTCGGTGGGACCGGCGTACAGACGAGCGAACTCCAGTTCGGGACGTGGCGATTCGGGAAGGAGACCGAAGAAGGGAACGTCGAAATCGGCGAGGAACGCGCCCACGAGTTGCTCGACGCCTACGAGTCCGCTGGCGGGCGGTACATCGACACCGCCGACGTGTACGGCGGCGGCGAGTCCGAAGAGTGGATTGGCGACTGGTTGGCCGACCGGGACCGAGAACGGTTCACCATCGCCTCGAAGATTTACTGGCAGATTCGTGACGGCGACCCGAACAGTCGGGGCACCAACCGCAAGAACCTCCGACACCGCGCCGAGAAGATTCTCGACCGACTCGGCACCGACTACGTGGACGTACTCTACATCCACCGCTGGGACGACCAGACGCCCACCCGCGAGATGATGAAGACGCTCAACGCCCTCGTCGAGGAGGGCAAGGTCCACTACCTCGGGGCCTCGACGCTCCGACCGAACGCGTGGAAGGTGGCCAAGGCCAACGAAATCGCCCGCGCCGAGGGCTGGGAGCCGTTTACCGTCCTCCAACCCCGGTACAACCTCGTGGACCGCGAAATCGAGGGGGACTATCTGGAGATGGCCCGCGCCGAGAACCTCGCGGTCTGTCCGTGGAGTCCGCTCGGACAGGGCTTCCTCACCGGGAAGTACTCGCGCGAGGACGGACTCACCGGCGAGTCCCGCGCCGCCGAGTCGAGTCGCTTCGTGGATTCGTACCTGACCGAGGAGAACTTCGACCTCCACGACGAACTCGACGCGGTGGCCGACGAAGTTGACGCCACGCCCGCCCAGACCGCGCTCGCGTGGCTGATGCACCGCGACGGCGTGACCGCGCCCATCGTCGGCGCTCGCACCGTGGACCAACTCGAAGAGAACCTCGCGGCGGCCGAAATCGACCTCTCTGACGAGCAGGCCGCCCGTCTCACCGAGGCCAAGAGCGGCCCCTACCCCGGACTCTGA
- a CDS encoding class I SAM-dependent methyltransferase — MEPEDNHRYWANRSAEFSPTHYAEIGQNEVTETLAAVLDHYAAVDAAILEVGCSSGRHLAHLLDEGFENLTGIDINDDSFDVMADHYPRLAETGTFHTGAIEDIVPDFPDDEFDVVYSVETLQHVHPENAWAFEELARVTSDLLITAENEGNSPNRGREGAEVSCVHDDFPLYHRDWKQVFSELGLAQLLCEPGKRDTVRVFRVL, encoded by the coding sequence ATGGAACCGGAAGACAACCATCGCTACTGGGCCAACCGCTCGGCGGAGTTCTCGCCGACCCACTACGCCGAAATCGGACAGAACGAAGTCACCGAGACGCTCGCGGCGGTACTCGACCACTACGCCGCCGTCGACGCCGCAATCTTAGAAGTCGGGTGCAGTTCCGGGAGACATCTCGCCCACCTGTTAGACGAGGGGTTCGAGAACCTGACCGGCATCGACATCAACGACGATTCCTTCGACGTGATGGCCGACCACTACCCGCGACTCGCCGAAACCGGAACGTTCCACACGGGCGCAATCGAGGACATCGTTCCCGACTTCCCCGACGACGAGTTCGATGTCGTCTACTCCGTCGAGACGCTCCAACACGTCCACCCCGAGAACGCGTGGGCGTTCGAGGAGTTGGCCCGCGTCACGTCCGACCTGCTGATAACCGCCGAAAACGAGGGTAACAGCCCTAATCGCGGCCGCGAGGGTGCCGAGGTGAGTTGCGTCCACGACGACTTTCCGCTGTACCACCGCGACTGGAAGCAAGTGTTCTCGGAGTTGGGTCTCGCCCAACTCCTCTGTGAACCGGGCAAGCGCGATACCGTCCGGGTGTTTCGCGTCCTCTGA
- a CDS encoding type IV pilin encodes MNVRRFFEDDGAVSPAVSVVLMVAVTVVLATTIGTFVLGFEDRVSEPQPNAQFAFEYREDAMDADGDHGRVDEAVNITHDGGQAVEATQLRVTIDGVVAYENGRINESGPSKPYPQHFTGSNEGWTGEITADDRIVITENEETVYDSIRDGDVVRVVWTAPGSDDTAVVGESEVSL; translated from the coding sequence ATGAACGTCAGACGATTCTTCGAGGACGACGGCGCGGTCAGTCCCGCCGTTAGCGTCGTTCTGATGGTCGCGGTTACGGTCGTCTTAGCCACCACCATCGGAACGTTCGTCCTCGGGTTCGAGGACCGAGTGAGCGAACCGCAACCGAACGCCCAGTTCGCGTTCGAGTATCGGGAGGACGCGATGGACGCCGACGGCGACCACGGGCGGGTGGACGAGGCGGTCAACATCACCCACGACGGCGGACAGGCGGTTGAAGCCACGCAGTTGCGGGTGACGATAGACGGCGTGGTCGCTTACGAGAACGGCCGAATCAACGAGTCCGGACCGAGCAAACCGTACCCACAGCACTTCACCGGGTCGAACGAGGGATGGACCGGCGAGATTACCGCCGACGACCGCATCGTCATCACGGAGAACGAAGAGACAGTCTACGACTCGATTCGGGACGGCGACGTGGTGCGAGTCGTCTGGACCGCGCCCGGTAGCGACGACACCGCCGTCGTCGGCGAGTCCGAGGTCAGCCTCTGA
- a CDS encoding PPC domain-containing DNA-binding protein — protein MDHVREDDRIVVRLEPGEEVLESLDAVREEYDIENGFLTGIGAVDRVTLGHYDTDAQKYSEEEFAGQFEVTNFSGNIGPDKIHTHIQVADDSFEALGGHCSGARVSGTFEILVTLGETPLTHHLDERTGLDVFDI, from the coding sequence GTGGACCACGTACGCGAAGACGACCGAATCGTCGTCCGCCTCGAACCGGGCGAGGAAGTCCTCGAATCGCTCGACGCGGTGCGCGAGGAGTACGACATCGAGAACGGCTTTCTGACGGGTATCGGCGCGGTGGACCGGGTGACGCTCGGCCACTACGACACCGACGCACAGAAGTACAGCGAAGAGGAGTTCGCGGGCCAGTTCGAAGTGACGAACTTTTCGGGCAATATCGGACCGGACAAGATTCACACCCACATTCAGGTGGCCGACGACTCCTTCGAGGCGTTGGGCGGTCACTGCTCGGGGGCCAGAGTCTCGGGCACTTTCGAGATACTCGTGACCCTCGGCGAGACGCCGCTGACCCACCACCTCGACGAGCGGACCGGTCTCGACGTGTTCGACATCTGA
- a CDS encoding MFS transporter yields MTADITESQDELADTGGSVWDIRLVVLTLGTFMVGTGNLVFIGVLGELASDLSVTEGTAGVLVTVYAATVVVGSPILVSVTGSVTRKRLLLGSVLVYAITNLTAAVLPTFRLLVLDRAVMGVGSALYTPVAVAVAADLAPAEKRGQAISLVMSGLTVAFVVGLPLGTAIGGYFGWRATFAFVGITGLLAFLGLQVFFPVIETTSEAAGLRSVAALRRPAIAINVGLIVLEFASTFVAVSFVGPLLRSITGFGTRGVTIIQFLLGIGGIVGTMLGGYGSDNWDTSNMLIGIAIGVILGLLPLWLVQPVSGSLLAIATAIFASVVGAGSLFALLPIQQSRLLQIAPDSRNVVLALTVSAVFLGLALGSTIGSAALTQVESYGNLGAVGAAFGGVGLLITVLMKSGNFASPSTA; encoded by the coding sequence ATGACAGCTGACATTACCGAGAGCCAAGATGAACTCGCCGATACCGGGGGTTCGGTCTGGGATATACGGTTGGTCGTACTGACGTTGGGAACGTTCATGGTCGGTACAGGGAACCTCGTCTTCATCGGCGTCCTCGGCGAACTCGCCAGTGACCTCAGCGTCACGGAGGGCACTGCTGGCGTACTAGTGACGGTGTACGCCGCCACCGTGGTCGTCGGGTCGCCGATTCTCGTCTCGGTTACGGGGTCGGTCACTCGCAAACGCCTCCTCCTCGGTTCCGTCCTCGTCTACGCGATTACGAACTTGACCGCCGCCGTCCTACCGACGTTTCGACTACTCGTCCTTGACCGGGCCGTGATGGGCGTCGGGTCGGCGCTGTACACCCCCGTCGCCGTCGCCGTCGCCGCGGACTTGGCACCCGCCGAAAAGCGCGGACAGGCGATTTCGCTCGTCATGAGCGGACTGACAGTCGCGTTCGTCGTCGGTCTCCCGCTCGGCACCGCCATCGGCGGGTACTTCGGATGGCGCGCGACGTTCGCGTTCGTCGGCATCACCGGTCTCCTCGCGTTCCTCGGACTCCAAGTGTTCTTCCCGGTAATCGAGACGACGTCCGAGGCGGCCGGTCTCCGGTCGGTGGCCGCGCTTCGCCGCCCCGCAATCGCCATCAACGTCGGACTCATCGTCCTCGAATTCGCGAGTACGTTCGTCGCCGTCTCGTTCGTCGGTCCCCTCCTGCGTAGCATCACCGGGTTCGGCACGCGGGGCGTCACGATAATCCAGTTCCTCCTCGGTATCGGCGGTATCGTCGGAACCATGCTCGGCGGGTACGGGTCGGACAACTGGGACACCAGCAACATGCTCATCGGCATCGCTATCGGCGTCATCCTCGGCCTGCTCCCGCTCTGGTTGGTGCAACCGGTTTCCGGGTCGCTTCTGGCAATCGCCACGGCAATCTTCGCTTCGGTCGTCGGTGCCGGGTCGCTGTTCGCACTGCTTCCGATTCAACAGAGCCGTCTGCTCCAAATCGCGCCCGACTCGCGGAACGTCGTCCTCGCGCTGACCGTCTCTGCGGTCTTCCTCGGGTTGGCGCTCGGGTCCACTATCGGCAGTGCCGCGCTGACGCAAGTCGAGTCCTACGGCAATCTCGGCGCCGTCGGTGCGGCCTTCGGTGGCGTCGGACTCCTGATTACGGTTCTGATGAAGTCCGGCAACTTCGCGTCCCCCAGTACCGCGTAG
- a CDS encoding YbjQ family protein, with protein METVTTETIPGEEIEASLGIARGNTVEARNVGRDITQGLRNIVGGELKAYSELLTKARDEALSRMEEEAQAMGADAVVNVRLESSEIANGGSEVIAYGTAVRLA; from the coding sequence ATGGAAACCGTTACGACCGAAACGATTCCGGGCGAAGAAATCGAAGCGAGTCTCGGCATCGCGCGCGGAAACACCGTCGAAGCGCGAAACGTCGGCCGAGACATCACACAGGGACTCCGCAACATCGTCGGCGGCGAACTCAAGGCCTACTCCGAACTCCTGACGAAGGCCCGCGACGAGGCCCTCTCGCGCATGGAGGAGGAGGCCCAAGCGATGGGTGCCGACGCCGTGGTCAACGTCAGACTGGAGAGTTCGGAAATCGCAAACGGTGGCTCGGAAGTCATCGCTTACGGGACCGCGGTCCGACTCGCGTAA
- a CDS encoding DUF4268 domain-containing protein: MSFDVVATTAARRTVAIEAMGDGRQRWDRTLVSASKYKPDFLVLVGTAFDDDNVGILEWLNDATHANVFGVSVGNDAPDSGVDPNVLVEPPGWSDQSEQNLTEKQLLQLRYWAELRDRIENRDTCLDSCEPQPNNWYNNSMGKIGYKLQFAINSYQSVILTQLVVRDDPDGFQALADDREAIRRDIGEDLVWLPPEEAKGEGNRARITLRREGDLFAEDSWAQYQEWMLDAGERFYDVFRDRI; encoded by the coding sequence TTGTCGTTCGATGTCGTCGCTACGACCGCGGCGCGTCGAACCGTCGCCATCGAAGCGATGGGCGACGGCCGCCAGCGGTGGGACCGGACGTTGGTGTCCGCATCGAAATACAAACCGGACTTCCTCGTACTCGTCGGAACGGCGTTCGACGACGACAACGTTGGAATCCTCGAGTGGTTGAACGACGCGACTCACGCCAACGTGTTCGGCGTGTCGGTCGGAAATGACGCTCCCGACTCGGGGGTCGACCCCAACGTACTCGTGGAACCACCGGGATGGTCCGACCAGTCCGAACAGAACCTCACGGAGAAACAACTCCTCCAGTTGCGCTACTGGGCCGAACTTCGGGACCGAATCGAGAACCGCGACACCTGTCTGGACTCGTGTGAACCCCAACCGAACAACTGGTACAACAACTCGATGGGGAAAATCGGGTACAAACTCCAGTTCGCCATCAACAGCTATCAGTCCGTGATACTGACCCAACTCGTGGTCCGTGACGACCCCGACGGCTTCCAAGCCCTCGCCGACGACCGGGAAGCCATCCGACGCGACATCGGCGAGGACCTCGTCTGGCTTCCGCCCGAGGAGGCGAAAGGTGAGGGCAACCGCGCACGGATAACGCTCCGGCGCGAGGGCGACCTGTTCGCCGAAGACTCGTGGGCCCAGTATCAGGAGTGGATGCTGGACGCGGGCGAGCGATTCTACGACGTGTTCCGCGACCGCATCTGA